Proteins from one Anastrepha obliqua isolate idAnaObli1 chromosome 2, idAnaObli1_1.0, whole genome shotgun sequence genomic window:
- the LOC129238848 gene encoding uncharacterized protein LOC129238848 codes for MKSFALVVMLALALCVAYVHADCDDDSSKSSDDGEVKQFFKNLGCKIQKGAENLQENTKPWTDKIGASAKEFGNTVAQKYDELKHKLTDDNDSNGPSTPFSVVANAPTEKVPLAPLSGEAAPVAGSNPALTAPVVAAGKDA; via the exons ATGAAATCGTTCGCTTTGGTCGTGATGTTGGCTCTCGCACTCTGTGTCGCGTATGTGCACGCCGATTGTGATGACGATTCGTCAAAGAGCTCCGATGACGGTGAGGTGAAGCAGTTCTTCAAGAATTTGGGCTGCAAAATTCAAAAGGGCGCCGAAAATCTGCAGGAGAACACCAAGCCGTGGACCGACAAAATCGGTGCTTCCGCCAAAGAGTTCGGTAACACGGTTGCCCAGAAATACGATGAACTGAAGCACAAATTAACGGACGACAACGATTCCAATGGCCCATCAACTCCATTCTCAGTAGTAGCAAATGCGCCCACCGAAAAAGTGCCTTTGGCCCCATTGAGCGGTGAAGCCGCACCGGTTGCCGGCAGTAATCCAGCTTTAACTGCGCCTGTAGTAGCGGCTGGCAAAG ACGCATGA